DNA from Paludisphaera mucosa:
AGGACGCGTACCGCAGGGGACCGGCGATGACTCTGGAGACGACTGCGACCAACCCATCCGAGCCTCCCGAGGCGAAGCCCGCGGGAAGGCCCGCGCGGCGGCCGTCGGCCGATCAGGTCCCCGCTTCGCTCGTCCCCGCGAGCGGCTGGCACTTCCTCCACCTCTTCTACACCGTGGACCGCGACGCCCTCCTGGACCTGGAACCTGAGGAGCTGAGCGAAGGGCGAGACGCCCTCGTCGCGATCCTCGGGACCAAGCCCGAGGGCGTCGAGCAGTTCCAGTGCTTCGCGGTCCCGGGCCACAAGGCCGACTTCGGGGTGATGCTCGCGGGGCCCGACCTCAAGGCGATCCACGGCGTCCAGAACGCGATCGCCGCCTCGACGCTGGGCGCGGCGCTGACGCCCTCCTACTCGTTCTATTCGATCACCGAGGTCTCGGAGTACGTCCCCGACGCAGAGCAGTACGCGGCGATCCTCCGCGACCGCGAGAAGCTCGACCCCGAGTCCAGCATGTTCAAGGCGAAGGTCGCCTCCTACGCCGAGCGGCTCGGGCCCATGAACCAGCACCGGCTCTACCCCGAGTTCCCCGACTGGCCCTGCTTCTGCTTCTATCCCATGAGCAAGATGCGCCAGGCGGGCCAGAACTGGTACTTGCTGCCGTTCGCCGAGCGCTCCGAGCTGATGGCCCAGCACGGCCGATCCGGGATGGCGTACGCCGGCAAGGTCAGCCAGGTCATCACGGCGTCGACCGGCCTCGACGATTGGGAGTGGGGCGTCACGCTCTGGGCGCGGAACCCGCTCTTCCTCAAGGACATCGTCTACACGATGCGGTTCGACGAGAGTTCCGCGAAGTACGCCCTGTTCGGCGACTTCTACTTCGGCTACATCGTGCCGCCCGCCGAGCTGGTCGAGGTGCTCAAGATCTGACGCCGAGCCGGCCGTAGCGAAGGGGGCCGAGATGAACGCAAGTCGGCCGGCCGAGCTGGTCCTGGCCAGCACGTCGCCCTATCGCCGCGTTTTGCTGGAGCGGCTGGGCCTCCCTTTCCGCTGCGTCGCGCCGCCGTTCGACGAGGCGAGCCTGCCTCGCGAGGGGCTCGGCCCGCGCGAGCTGGCCGAGACGCTCGCCCTGCGCAAGGCCGAGACCGTTCGGGATCGCGAGCCCGCGGCCGTCGTGATCGGCTGCGACCAGCTCGTCTCGTTCGAAGGCCGGGTCTTCGGCAAGCCGGGCGACGCGGCGACGGCCCGGGACCAGCTCGAAGCGATGTCGGGAAAAACCCACGAGCTGATCACGGCGATGGCGGTGTTCGCCTCGGGCCGGGTCGTCGCGCACACCGACGTGACCCGCCTGACGATGCGGCGTCTCGACCGCCGGGCGATCGAACGCTACGTCGAGCGCGACCGGCCCCTCGACTGCGCGGGGAGCTACAAGCTGGAGCAGGGGGGGGTGGCCCTGTTCGAGCGGATCGCGTCGGAGGACCACACGGCGATCACGGGCCTGCCGCTGCTGGCCCTGACGCGAATCCTGGCGGAGCTGGGGTTCCAGACCCCTTGATCCGGCCGACGACGGCGGCTCAGGGCTCGTCGTCGAACCCGCCAGCACGCGGGCCGACGCCCAGGACCCGGTCGATGGAGCGCACGAGCTTCTCCATCGCGAA
Protein-coding regions in this window:
- the hemQ gene encoding hydrogen peroxide-dependent heme synthase, whose product is MTLETTATNPSEPPEAKPAGRPARRPSADQVPASLVPASGWHFLHLFYTVDRDALLDLEPEELSEGRDALVAILGTKPEGVEQFQCFAVPGHKADFGVMLAGPDLKAIHGVQNAIAASTLGAALTPSYSFYSITEVSEYVPDAEQYAAILRDREKLDPESSMFKAKVASYAERLGPMNQHRLYPEFPDWPCFCFYPMSKMRQAGQNWYLLPFAERSELMAQHGRSGMAYAGKVSQVITASTGLDDWEWGVTLWARNPLFLKDIVYTMRFDESSAKYALFGDFYFGYIVPPAELVEVLKI
- a CDS encoding Maf family protein translates to MNASRPAELVLASTSPYRRVLLERLGLPFRCVAPPFDEASLPREGLGPRELAETLALRKAETVRDREPAAVVIGCDQLVSFEGRVFGKPGDAATARDQLEAMSGKTHELITAMAVFASGRVVAHTDVTRLTMRRLDRRAIERYVERDRPLDCAGSYKLEQGGVALFERIASEDHTAITGLPLLALTRILAELGFQTP